Sequence from the Prunus persica cultivar Lovell chromosome G5, Prunus_persica_NCBIv2, whole genome shotgun sequence genome:
TGTGCCTAAACTcccaattaattattaataaacTATACCTCTCTTTCTATCAAGGCCTATAATTAATATAACATTAACATACCAATTAACTAGATGGAGCCCACACAGTATATGTGTGCGATGAGTTAAGAATGGTGATTATGTGAAACAAGATTTTTCCTCTAATTATTTCACCATATTTCTTGCTAACACGCGCAcgcacacacatatatatccCTTCTATTGAGATCTCTTAAATAATATTTGAGGGACATCCTTTAGGGTACCTTacgattttatttttaatgatccaaaccatctattttttaggttttcattcagagatcatccttgcaaaaaattagacaaatcgaaaaccGTTTAGACATCTAAGtttgtcctacaaaatcaatgaacaaggTGCATctagaaagtactaaaatttcaataatttaattaagtaGTCAAATGATAtagggacaccctttaggatccctacaatttttgtttttcaacgatccaaaccaaCTATTTTtaaagtctacattcatagatcatctttGCAAAAAATTCGACAAATCAGAAatcgtttcgacatccaattgtgtcctataaaattaatgaatacggtgtttcaagaaagtactaaaatttcaataactcaattgagtggtcaaatgatatcggattcaagtgattttttgtagagataatctttgaatgattatctaaaaaatagacagtttggattagtaaaatacaatGCAGAGTAGGCACTATAAGGGCgtctctcaaataaacttatttaagggatccctcaacataagctctctctctctctctctctctctctctctctctctctctctctctctctctctctctctctctctctctctctctctctctctctctctctctctctctctctctctctctatatatatatattgctctTTGAGTAGAGTTTTAGGTATAGATGTTATGAATGATTTAAACAGGTTAGAAATTTAGTTTAAGAGGAGAAGGTTACAAGGATACATCTCATTCATTGAAATGTTCTTATTTATAAACAACAGATGACAgagaattaaagtaaaacaaGTGTAACTTAACAGTTAATTAATGTACacagattaattaattaaagagctAGCTCTCTAGATAATCTTATTTCTCATTGCCCTGCTCATTGGAACGTCTGACGAGCAACTAGCACCCCTAGTGAAAATGCCACCACAGCTGTTATAACTCCTTTATTTTTGCTCAACATCTCCATTGCAGTCTTCAAAATCCCATCTTCATGCTCATCCCATTTCCTTATATTCTCCAGAGAAAAGAATATGCGGTCATTAATTCCTGATACTTTTTTTGAGGCTCCATCATCTTTGTTCGAGTGCTGTCCATCATTTTTCGGTCTTGTTAAGTGTATGTTTTCTGCTGCAGCGCCTTCCACATTTTTGTTCTCTGGCTTAGCTGGTTCTGTGGCAGCGGTTTCATCaacattttggttttctatttCAGGTTCCGCTTCTATCTTTTCTTCTACAACTGCTACTACCTTTGGCACAGTGACATAGAGAATCTCACCGTCAAATTTTCCGGTGATCTTATCGACATCTGAGTTTGGAGGGATGGTAAAGTTCTGCTCAAAATACTCAGATTTCTTCTCATTCACTTGCCTTTGTCCGCTGACTGTTAAATGGCCAGCTGAGACATTCACCACAAGCTTCACCTCCTCCTTCTTAAAATCTAAGAcacaattttataaataactAAACATAATAACGAAGAATCAATATCTCTATCTATCTGTGTGACTATAACACCACGTGACTAACTTCATATGAAATTTCTATGTGAGTAAAAAAGAGCATGCACATGCATTATGTTTTTCTTAAGGAAATGGAACATTATAGGgaatagagaaagaaaattaatattagaTGCTCATCTCGTGAAGTTACCTGGAAGATCAACAAGAAGATAATGGCCATTGGAGTCCTCTGTCCAACCTGAGGAAGGCAAAATCTTTTGGTGCAAGCGTGTCGATGATGACGATCTCTCTCCCATCCCTCTTGTTGATGATCTTCTGACTTGTGCCATCAGTTAATTATCAACAAATAATACAAACTGAACCTtataataacaaatttaaGCGCTTGTTTTGCGTGCGaattaattacaataaaatGATAGAATGCTTTGTGGTGAATGGTTGGAGATATATAGATATGCAAAAGCTCTGAttgattgtatatatatataggagtaGCAATGGCTTGGTGTAGGGTTATGTAGTCAAATAACAAACAGGTTTCCTTGTGGGAAAACGATATATGCATTCTGGATCATCTTATTCCAAACTTAATTTGCCTGCATTTGCAAAATGTTGTAGTGGTTGGATTGGACTGCATGCAAGGACACTATTCCTTGCTTTCCTTGTGTCCAAACTAACCTCTCTTTCTGTCTTTGCGGCCGCGGTCTctataattttattagattACGGCGTATTTTATATTCATATATGCTTAATTGCATGGtatgaacatatatatacatatatgataTGCCTAAAGCCGCGGGTAAtcacattttaatttttgatcaAATTACTTGTACCACGTTGATTGACAACATTATCGACCGTATTAGTAAGTATGAAATAATGTAATCAATGATGCGATTAGTAAGTATGAAATACCATATTATCAATCACACACATGTTACATTACTCTTTAaagtagttttttttattatttttaaatatggaATATTTAGGAATGATTTTATCCTTTTAGAGATCACTTTTTTTGGATGTTGACTAATGGTAAGAATCAAGAGGAATGGTCAAGAAAGATTGTAGAAATTAATagggaaaaggaaaatctCAGAACTAAGCTAATCCAATAAAGAAAATCCAAAGTGAGCAAAGAAGGCAAATAGGAATTTCGACCGTTGAAAGGGAAAGGGGCTCCCCTCTCTTCCCTCCCCACGTctcattctcatctatttGCTTCATTTAGATTTCTTCGTTGTGCATATATAACCAAACTCCCCCATTGCAGttctaaatattttaattaattccctaaaaaaaaaaaaaaatcaattaataaCCATGGAAACTGTCCTGCCCTGCCCTGCAAATTAAAGCCATTACTTCAACCCAAGCAGTCTGGTAGGTCCAGTTTCACACCCCCATATAGGGCTCAACCTTTGCTACATTAGACATCagtataagaaaaataaacccaacaaaacaaaaaaagcaagAAAGCAAGGAAAGgtgaagaatttttttttttgagaggaTGGCAATGGAAGCTGAGAAGCTAAATGTTGTGattttatgtgtttttgtAATTGCAATAACAATCCCAACAACAGTGAGGGCAAACATTGCGGATTTTGATGAGCATTGGCAGCAGAGAGCCGCAGAAGCCAAGAAGGCCGCCCATGAAGCCTACCATGATGATCCTATAGCAGTCACCGAGCATTTCAACAAGCAAGTCCTTGAGTAAGTTCCTTGTTGTCACACAAGAAACCAGAAATTTTAAAcacattttgatttcttgaacattgattttttgttgttgttttgggtttgaaaATGTTGATCATCATTTACAAGCAGCACCTTCGATTATGCAAACAACACAAGAAGGAACTTGAACCAGAAGTACAAGGGTCCATGCATGGCTACAAACCCTATCGATCGTTGTTGGCGATGCGATCCAAACTGGGAAAAAAATCGCAAGAGGCTAGCCGATTGTGCCCTTGGCTTTGGGCGCAAGGCAACTGGAGGGAAACTTGGACCAATATATGTGGTCACAGATAACACCGACGCTGACCTAGTGAACCCGAAACCCGGCACACTCCGCCACGCTGTGATTCAAAATGGGCCACTTTGGATCATATTTGCTCGGGACATGAGGATAAAGCTGACCGAAGAGCTTCTGGTGGCCAGTGACAAGACCATTGATGCACGAGGTGCTAACGTGCACATCCTCGATGGCGCCCAAATTTCATTGCAGTTTGTGAAGAATGTGATCATCACCAACCTCCACATCCATAACAACAAGCCTGGAAATGGCGGCATGATTAGGGACTCTATCAATCACTTTGGACAGCGCACGCGTAGCGACGGAGATGGAATATCCATGTTTGGAGCCACAAACGTTTGGATAGACCATGTCTCTTTGTCAAATTGCGCAGATGGGCTCATTGATGCCATCCAAGGCTCTACGGCCATCACCATATCCAACTGTCACCTCACCAATCATAATGATGTAAAAATCCATCTGTTATTGCATTTTACAAAACTAACCCCATTTGTGAAATCATGCGTGCTactgattatatatattgtgcaGGTGATGTTGTTTGGTTCAAGTGATAGCAACTCTCAGGATCAAGTGATGCAGATAACTCTGGCTTTCAACCATTTCGGGAAGGGGTTGGTTCAGCGGATGCCAAGGTGCCGGTGGGGATTTTTCCATGTCGTCAACAACGACTACACTCATTGGCTTATGTATGCCATTGGTGGCAGCCAACACCCTACCATAATTAGCCAGGGCAACCGGTTCATTGCTCCGTCGAACCAAGCGACTAAAGAGGTACATATACTAGTGTTAGCACAAGCACAAACTGGTCTCTACAccaaatttgttttatatCTAATCACATATCAAAAAAACAAGTCGTGGGACTTGTTCCTTGAACTAATTTTGAATGCTGTCCTTGTTGTTATGTAGGTGACTCATAGGAACAATGCACAAGAGGGCGAGTGGAGATCATGGAATTGGAGATCAGAGAATGATCTTATGATGAACGGAGCATTCTTTGTTCAATCCGGAAGCCCCATTAGGAATCTCCCAAAGGCAGATATGATCCAGGCAAAACCTGGGTCATTTGTGACCAGGCTCACACGCTTTGCCGGTCCTCTTAAATGCGTTAAAAATAAGCCATGTTAATGCGTATGTgggaataaacaaaaaatgaaaattgtatATAAATGTATGAAGCTCAAACTGAACCCTGTTCAGAAATAACAGAGGTTGTAGCAGTAGACAGTGAAGAGTAACACTGTCTTCTTATTGCTTTTGTAGTTTCAATTATAGGGGGATCTGACAGTTTGGGgaagaagggaaaaataaAGGCTTAGAATTGGGAGAAACAATGCAATTGATATAATTTCTGATTTCATCGGTTGATTTAATTTGTTCTTTCTAGTCAAGATATGTACTTTGATATGTTCTACAACTCGACTTTCTCATTCATGGTGAAGAAATGGTTTGAACTTATGAATGGTGTGGCAGCAACATGTTCTTAGGATTTACTCACGCTATTGTTACGAGTCGTGCTTTCGTGGCTTTTATTTACACCAAGCCTACTTTTTGGTTTCAAGTCATCATCATGCCAAGCCAATTTCTGAGCAAAAGAAATATGATTTAATGGAAAAGCATATTGTTGTCCCAGTCAGAGCAGATGAACATTCTAGGCATGTCCAACTCATTGGTATTtgcttttcaaatttatttttacatatcAAATCTCTTTTATGTTGTCATTGGGAAAATCATCCCAAGAAACAATCAAGAAAGAATAATAGTCATTAAAGAATTCTGGCTAACAACTTCAGAACCACCGACCTTTTCACTTGATAGTCCTTGCAACATCAGCTTTTAATCTCTAAAGGGACTTCAAGTTTAAGCAACTTGGTGAACTACATCATTGATCAAAGCATATAAAAGTTTATTGAAACACCTGTTCTCATGCACAATGATTAGTTTTACACAATGCAACTTGCGTCTAAACACACACCTGAGAAATCTTGAGTTCCAGTTCATCCCATTCTAATGATGCATTACTTCCTTCCACAACCCCTGTTCCAGCAAAAATCATTGCGCCAAGACCCTAGAATCGAAAAGGGTCAGCGCTACGAATTCTGCGTGCTAATGAAGACATGCCTACTGTGTATGATACTTTCAGTCTAATATGCatgatatataaaaatttctgacaaaaacttcatttttataaaaGTGTAACAGACAAAAGAATTTACTTGGCGTACCTTTTCCACCAATGCTGATCTAATGCCAACGGCAAACTCactctctcctcctccaaaCCAACCAACTGGCCCAGCATACATCCCTCGGTCAAATACTTCTGCACAAAGTTTATGAATATATGGAATCTGAGTCTTCAGGAAAAAGTTCTCCCTTGACCAAACCAGCTAGACGAATTGAGTGTATAAACCCAAAGACAAAGAAATAGTAGAATTCTTTTTATTGATATATGATGCACCTGTTTCTGCAATTAAAACCCGTGCCTCCTCTGTTGGAAATCCACAAACTGCTGGACTTGGATGAAGAGATGACAATATGTCAAACTGAAATGGAAGCAGATTGCTAGTtaaacttcaaattcaaagTATCCGAAATCAAGCATATTGTCGAGAAATTTAACAATGTATATTGGACACTGAAGAAAACTCTGATCAGCTCAGGAGAATAAACTAGTGGGGTGCAGAACATGCAGATTTAATCTCACTACAAAAATCCAGATTATATGAGCTTGAAAGGAAACTTTATGATTTGATGCAGAAAAATGCAATATATTTACCTCATCCTCTTCGCTTCTTAACCTGCCAGCCAATTTGGCATATAAATGTTGGACTCTAGGGAGCTTACGGATTGCTTTCTTTGGTTCAACTAGGACACTGTTACATACATTCTGCAAAACAAGAATGGTATATGTCCTTGTTGAGTCTAAACCAGTTTCATGTCAATTTCAGacaataaatttcaaaatttgcaCCAATTTATTTCCCattaaacaaaattatcaaaaaaattcagaCATAAAAGCACCAAAAAGTAAACTTACCTCTAGTTTTCTTCTTATGCTTTCTTGTACAATAGTAAACTCGAGGTGGTCCTTGGGACTGCAAAACGAATGGTATTGGATAGTTGTGTGACTCCTAGCAGCACAGTGAAGTAGAATAACATCATAacaatgattttaaaaaagattTGAGTTAAACCTGGAAAGTAATTCAAGTTCTATTTGAAGATCTTCAGGCATTGATTTGCCTCTGGCTCTGGTTCCAGCCAGAGCTTCACTAGTAATGCCAAGCCATTTTCTGTGAAATAGTTGCTCTGGCTATTCACAAAAATAAtcgaaataaaaaataaaacaattgtCAAGGTGATCATAGAagataatatattttgtgatgAATGGAAGTTATACTTTTCAACACAATTACCGTGTTTCCAATGAATGCTGGTGCATTAG
This genomic interval carries:
- the LOC18775648 gene encoding inactive protein RESTRICTED TEV MOVEMENT 2, producing the protein MAQVRRSSTRGMGERSSSSTRLHQKILPSSGWTEDSNGHYLLVDLPDFKKEEVKLVVNVSAGHLTVSGQRQVNEKKSEYFEQNFTIPPNSDVDKITGKFDGEILYVTVPKVVAVVEEKIEAEPEIENQNVDETAATEPAKPENKNVEGAAAENIHLTRPKNDGQHSNKDDGASKKVSGINDRIFFSLENIRKWDEHEDGILKTAMEMLSKNKGVITAVVAFSLGVLVARQTFQ
- the LOC18777598 gene encoding pectate lyase isoform X1; its protein translation is MAMEAEKLNVVILCVFVIAITIPTTVRANIADFDEHWQQRAAEAKKAAHEAYHDDPIAVTEHFNKQVLDTFDYANNTRRNLNQKYKGPCMATNPIDRCWRCDPNWEKNRKRLADCALGFGRKATGGKLGPIYVVTDNTDADLVNPKPGTLRHAVIQNGPLWIIFARDMRIKLTEELLVASDKTIDARGANVHILDGAQISLQFVKNVIITNLHIHNNKPGNGGMIRDSINHFGQRTRSDGDGISMFGATNVWIDHVSLSNCADGLIDAIQGSTAITISNCHLTNHNDVKIHLLLHFTKLTPFVKSCVLLIIYIVQVMLFGSSDSNSQDQVMQITLAFNHFGKGLVQRMPRCRWGFFHVVNNDYTHWLMYAIGGSQHPTIISQGNRFIAPSNQATKEVTHRNNAQEGEWRSWNWRSENDLMMNGAFFVQSGSPIRNLPKADMIQAKPGSFVTRLTRFAGPLKCVKNKPC
- the LOC18777598 gene encoding pectate lyase isoform X2, whose product is MAMEAEKLNVVILCVFVIAITIPTTVRANIADFDEHWQQRAAEAKKAAHEAYHDDPIAVTEHFNKQVLDTFDYANNTRRNLNQKYKGPCMATNPIDRCWRCDPNWEKNRKRLADCALGFGRKATGGKLGPIYVVTDNTDADLVNPKPGTLRHAVIQNGPLWIIFARDMRIKLTEELLVASDKTIDARGANVHILDGAQISLQFVKNVIITNLHIHNNKPGNGGMIRDSINHFGQRTRSDGDGISMFGATNVWIDHVSLSNCADGLIDAIQGSTAITISNCHLTNHNDVMLFGSSDSNSQDQVMQITLAFNHFGKGLVQRMPRCRWGFFHVVNNDYTHWLMYAIGGSQHPTIISQGNRFIAPSNQATKEVTHRNNAQEGEWRSWNWRSENDLMMNGAFFVQSGSPIRNLPKADMIQAKPGSFVTRLTRFAGPLKCVKNKPC